The Candidatus Poribacteria bacterium genome contains a region encoding:
- the hisA gene encoding 1-(5-phosphoribosyl)-5-[(5-phosphoribosylamino)methylideneamino]imidazole-4-carboxamide isomerase: MQILPAIDLRGGKCVNLVQGIASQETVFSDAPVEMARRWQAEGAEYLHLVDLDGAFQGESANLHIVSEIVDALDIPVQLGGGIRSMEQLAAVLALGVDRAILGTVALKQPDLVKQACAKYGECIAVGIDAKDGLVATEGWLEVSQKPAVEFAQEMTDVQTFIYTDIKSDGMLKGPNVDATADIIDAVPANVIASGGVTSLTDVTALKQIGASGAIIGRALYTGDLALQDAIAAG, from the coding sequence TTGCAAATATTACCTGCAATAGATCTTCGCGGTGGAAAATGTGTAAATTTGGTACAGGGTATCGCCTCACAGGAGACCGTCTTTTCGGACGCGCCTGTAGAGATGGCGCGACGCTGGCAAGCCGAGGGTGCGGAATACTTACACCTCGTGGATTTAGACGGTGCGTTTCAAGGTGAATCGGCGAACCTCCATATCGTCAGCGAGATTGTGGATGCACTTGATATACCCGTTCAACTTGGTGGCGGTATCCGTAGCATGGAACAGTTGGCAGCGGTTTTGGCGTTGGGCGTAGATCGTGCGATTTTAGGCACGGTTGCTCTCAAACAACCGGATTTAGTGAAGCAGGCGTGTGCCAAGTATGGCGAGTGCATCGCTGTCGGCATTGACGCGAAAGACGGTCTGGTTGCTACAGAAGGCTGGTTGGAAGTCTCTCAGAAACCTGCAGTTGAATTCGCACAAGAGATGACAGACGTGCAAACATTTATTTACACCGACATCAAAAGCGACGGTATGCTCAAGGGACCGAATGTTGACGCAACAGCGGATATTATTGATGCTGTCCCTGCGAATGTGATCGCTTCAGGCGGTGTCACGTCGCTCACTGACGTGACCGCTTTGAAACAGATCGGTGCCAGCGGTGCGATTATAGGACGGGCGCTATATACCGGTGATCTTGCACTACAAGACGCAATTGCCGCAGGTTAA
- a CDS encoding cation diffusion facilitator family transporter, giving the protein MHNHNHQHHHHHGEAHEHSHQTHLQKKFKFAVLITFCVFLGELIGGIWSGSLALLSDAAHVFSDVASLLISWLAIYLSTRPATSSRTYGYHRAEVFAAFVNGVSLIAISGWIFYEAYQRYMSPTEIKVTGMFIVACLGLVGNLLILWKLHGESHGNLNVRSAMLHVIGDTLSSVAVVIGGAIIFWTGWSPIDAILSFLIGGIILFGAVNVTREAVHILLENSPRNADADTVATHLRSLEPVKDIHDLHIWSLCSNYCALSAHVVVDENTTLAPDRILEQINGELQAHFGISHTTLQLEQVACEQAGNLLCNAQHS; this is encoded by the coding sequence TTGCATAACCACAACCACCAGCATCATCACCATCACGGCGAAGCGCACGAGCATAGCCATCAGACCCATCTACAGAAGAAATTCAAGTTTGCTGTGCTTATCACATTTTGCGTCTTCCTTGGCGAACTCATCGGCGGCATCTGGTCGGGGAGCCTTGCGCTGCTCAGTGATGCGGCACATGTGTTTTCGGATGTGGCTTCGCTTCTTATCAGCTGGTTAGCGATCTATCTCTCCACACGTCCTGCCACCTCTTCCCGGACCTATGGGTATCATCGCGCCGAAGTCTTCGCTGCTTTCGTGAACGGCGTGTCCCTCATAGCAATCTCCGGTTGGATTTTCTATGAAGCCTATCAAAGATACATGTCACCAACAGAGATAAAAGTGACTGGAATGTTTATTGTGGCGTGTCTCGGCCTTGTCGGAAATTTGCTCATCTTATGGAAGCTGCACGGTGAGAGTCACGGAAACCTCAACGTCCGAAGCGCAATGCTCCATGTAATCGGGGATACACTCTCCTCCGTTGCTGTCGTCATCGGAGGCGCGATTATTTTTTGGACAGGGTGGTCTCCGATTGATGCAATCTTGAGTTTCCTTATCGGTGGGATTATTCTCTTCGGTGCTGTAAATGTGACGAGAGAGGCGGTGCATATTCTGCTCGAAAATTCACCACGAAATGCAGACGCCGACACCGTCGCCACACATCTCCGTAGTTTAGAACCGGTCAAAGATATCCACGACCTGCACATCTGGTCGCTATGCTCCAACTATTGTGCGCTGAGTGCCCATGTTGTGGTTGACGAAAACACTACCTTAGCACCCGATCGCATTCTTGAACAGATCAACGGTGAATTGCAAGCACATTTCGGCATCAGCCACACCACGCTGCAGTTAGAACAAGTCGCCTGCGAACAAGCCGGAAATCTCCTGTGCAATGCGCAACATTCGTAG
- a CDS encoding Gfo/Idh/MocA family oxidoreductase: MAQETVKVGIIGAGGNTRSRHIPGLQAIEGVEIIGVCNRSQESSQRVADAFGIPKTYGNWQDAIADPDTNAIVIGTWPYMHCQATVGALRADKHVMCEARMAMNAKEAHIMRIASCQKTHLIAQIVPSPMTLRVDNTIKRLIAEGYIGDVLAIEARAGGAFLDSESPLQWRQDFDLSGLNIMSMGIWYEALMRWVGEATQIMAMGKTFVKMRSDANGVMRAVRIPEHIDVIGDLACGAQLHIQVSTVAGLAGAPEVYVFGSNGTLRFSGNKLYGGQNGDAELSEIDIPDTEAGGWRVEEEFVNAIRGNEVITHTDFDTGVKYMEFTEAVTRSMQSGTAITLPLHV; this comes from the coding sequence GTGGCACAAGAAACAGTTAAAGTCGGTATCATCGGTGCGGGTGGGAATACGAGATCACGGCATATTCCGGGATTGCAAGCGATCGAAGGTGTTGAGATTATTGGGGTCTGCAATCGGAGTCAGGAATCTTCACAACGGGTGGCGGATGCGTTCGGTATTCCGAAAACCTACGGCAATTGGCAGGACGCTATCGCGGATCCAGATACGAATGCGATTGTCATCGGGACATGGCCCTATATGCACTGCCAGGCAACCGTAGGAGCACTTCGGGCAGATAAGCACGTGATGTGCGAAGCACGGATGGCAATGAACGCCAAAGAAGCACATATCATGCGCATAGCATCGTGTCAAAAAACACATCTCATCGCGCAGATTGTCCCTTCGCCAATGACGCTAAGGGTGGATAACACCATAAAACGACTCATCGCGGAAGGCTATATCGGGGATGTGCTCGCTATTGAAGCACGCGCAGGCGGAGCATTTCTGGACAGCGAATCACCGCTCCAGTGGCGGCAAGATTTTGATCTCAGTGGACTTAACATCATGAGCATGGGCATTTGGTATGAAGCGTTGATGCGTTGGGTCGGAGAAGCGACACAGATTATGGCGATGGGTAAGACGTTCGTCAAGATGCGTTCGGATGCTAATGGCGTGATGCGTGCCGTTCGGATTCCTGAACATATTGATGTTATTGGGGATCTCGCATGTGGTGCGCAGCTGCATATACAGGTCTCTACTGTGGCAGGGTTGGCAGGGGCACCGGAGGTTTATGTCTTTGGAAGCAACGGAACTTTACGCTTTTCAGGAAATAAACTCTACGGCGGTCAGAATGGCGATGCCGAACTGAGCGAAATTGATATACCGGATACAGAGGCTGGTGGATGGCGCGTGGAGGAAGAATTTGTGAACGCTATCCGTGGTAATGAGGTGATTACGCATACGGATTTTGACACGGGTGTGAAGTATATGGAGTTTACGGAGGCAGTCACGCGGAGTATGCAGTCCGGGACAGCGATTACTTTGCCGCTTCATGTTTAG
- a CDS encoding sugar ABC transporter substrate-binding protein, giving the protein MFRLPIDAESFPLGKGPMVMLVLFLISTLFIFGRSEEQGEDLEFWIFANTHYEEYQPRVPIFEAQNPGVNVRLINFGGTMHDKLLAAMLSNFGAPDLVEVEITSIGRFLKGAIDEVGFVDLRPRLENEGWMDKLVVSRFTPWSYRGRIYGIPHDLHPVVLLYRDDLFKASGVEMTAVETWDDFIAAGKKATRDLDGDGEVDQYAIVLDRRTESDYFSLLLQQGGGFFDEEGNVIIDSELAIETLEFFTALFNEHKIATPVYGTWHGDPSNFAAMQDGKILSILAPDWYVGILKSQVPQMSGKWKAIGMPAWHPGGRRTTTRGGTMVGITKQSKNPDRAWELLKFTYFDRSGLVNRYETTRIIPPLKSAWDAPVFKEPDVYLGGQPLGELFIQLAPDLPPRYQNPYWSEGADLLNDAIFAAVTEKQTPREALTDLAEKVRTLMGKDRGRWGEM; this is encoded by the coding sequence ATGTTTCGTCTCCCGATTGATGCTGAAAGTTTCCCGCTCGGTAAGGGACCGATGGTAATGTTGGTGCTCTTTCTCATCTCCACGCTTTTCATCTTTGGACGTTCCGAGGAACAGGGTGAAGATCTGGAGTTTTGGATTTTTGCAAACACGCACTACGAAGAATACCAGCCACGCGTCCCGATTTTTGAGGCACAAAATCCGGGAGTCAACGTCCGGCTCATCAATTTCGGTGGCACGATGCACGATAAACTCCTCGCTGCCATGCTATCCAATTTTGGTGCCCCGGATCTCGTTGAGGTGGAAATTACATCCATCGGTCGGTTTCTCAAAGGGGCAATCGACGAGGTCGGATTTGTTGATCTGCGTCCGCGTTTAGAAAACGAGGGGTGGATGGACAAGTTGGTCGTCAGTCGGTTCACACCGTGGTCCTACCGAGGACGGATTTACGGCATCCCGCACGATCTGCACCCTGTGGTGCTTCTTTACCGGGACGACCTCTTTAAAGCGTCAGGTGTTGAGATGACGGCGGTTGAAACGTGGGATGACTTCATCGCTGCTGGGAAAAAAGCGACGCGCGATCTTGATGGCGATGGTGAGGTTGATCAGTACGCGATTGTGTTAGATCGGCGGACAGAAAGCGATTATTTTAGTTTGCTCCTCCAACAGGGGGGTGGTTTTTTTGACGAGGAAGGCAACGTTATTATTGACAGTGAACTCGCCATTGAGACCTTAGAATTTTTCACAGCACTCTTCAACGAACATAAAATCGCGACACCCGTATACGGGACATGGCACGGTGACCCGAGCAACTTCGCCGCGATGCAGGACGGTAAGATTCTCTCTATTCTCGCACCCGATTGGTACGTCGGTATCCTCAAAAGTCAGGTGCCGCAGATGTCTGGCAAGTGGAAGGCGATTGGTATGCCAGCGTGGCATCCCGGGGGCAGACGGACGACGACGCGCGGTGGCACGATGGTCGGGATTACGAAGCAGTCCAAAAACCCTGACCGCGCATGGGAACTGCTCAAGTTTACCTATTTTGATAGATCCGGTCTCGTCAATCGGTATGAGACGACACGGATTATCCCGCCTCTCAAGTCCGCATGGGATGCCCCTGTCTTCAAGGAACCTGATGTTTACTTGGGCGGGCAACCGCTTGGCGAGTTATTTATTCAACTCGCTCCGGATTTACCGCCACGCTATCAGAACCCTTACTGGTCAGAGGGAGCGGACCTGCTCAACGATGCGATCTTTGCTGCAGTAACAGAAAAACAGACACCGAGGGAGGCGTTAACAGACCTCGCCGAGAAGGTGCGCACCCTTATGGGAAAAGATAGAGGTAGATGGGGAGAGATGTAA
- a CDS encoding sugar ABC transporter permease, with amino-acid sequence MQTKRTKNLFWNQQQKIAPYLFIAPFYILFLVFMGYPLISSLVMSLYEMRGFQSRIFVGFGNFTDLFRDPIFWKSLRNTAYFAVGTLILQLPIALLLAILLNSKFVKGKNVLRLAFFAPVLVAGVFVAIIFNLVYDQRAGLVNQEFVLFGKEIGWLNEENYVMPAVILTGVWQWAGFNMIYFLAGLQGIRQELYEAAAVDGANWWQAFVHITLPSLRPVIAFVVVVSMIGSLQLFDLPFILTNGGEPADAGSTIVMYLYKNGFQFMRLGYAATIGWVLFFIIAVISIVQLKLLGIFRDE; translated from the coding sequence ATGCAAACGAAACGAACAAAGAACCTATTTTGGAATCAACAGCAGAAAATTGCGCCCTATCTCTTTATCGCGCCGTTTTACATATTATTTCTCGTCTTTATGGGGTATCCGCTTATTTCGTCCCTTGTGATGAGTCTCTATGAGATGCGTGGGTTCCAAAGCCGGATATTTGTCGGTTTCGGTAACTTCACAGACCTGTTCCGCGATCCTATCTTTTGGAAATCACTTCGGAATACCGCCTATTTTGCTGTAGGTACGCTCATACTCCAATTGCCGATTGCTTTATTGCTGGCGATTCTACTCAACTCCAAGTTCGTCAAGGGGAAAAATGTCCTGAGACTCGCCTTTTTTGCGCCGGTACTGGTTGCCGGTGTCTTCGTTGCGATTATCTTTAATCTTGTCTACGACCAGCGTGCAGGCTTGGTCAACCAAGAATTCGTCCTCTTTGGGAAGGAGATCGGTTGGCTAAACGAGGAGAATTACGTGATGCCTGCTGTTATCCTGACAGGCGTTTGGCAGTGGGCAGGGTTCAACATGATCTATTTCTTGGCGGGTCTACAAGGGATCCGACAGGAGTTATACGAAGCGGCAGCGGTTGACGGTGCGAACTGGTGGCAGGCGTTCGTCCATATCACGCTGCCTTCGCTACGACCTGTGATAGCCTTCGTTGTCGTCGTGTCTATGATTGGATCGCTTCAACTCTTTGATCTTCCATTCATTTTGACAAACGGGGGTGAACCTGCGGATGCGGGGTCAACGATCGTGATGTATCTCTATAAAAACGGTTTTCAGTTCATGCGTCTCGGCTATGCGGCGACAATCGGCTGGGTGCTCTTTTTCATTATTGCTGTTATCTCAATCGTACAATTGAAATTGCTCGGTATCTTCCGGGATGAATAG
- a CDS encoding zinc ribbon domain-containing protein — protein MPTYDYKCLACDVRFEKFQGITAPALEECPECGGKVKRLIGAGAGLIFKGSGFYATDYRSDGYKESAKKDKDGASDKSSSDKSEKKEKKTDTSKESKRKSTDSD, from the coding sequence ATGCCCACATACGACTATAAGTGTCTCGCGTGTGATGTCCGATTCGAGAAGTTTCAAGGCATCACGGCACCCGCACTTGAGGAATGTCCTGAGTGCGGCGGGAAAGTGAAACGGCTCATCGGGGCAGGGGCAGGTCTGATTTTCAAAGGATCAGGATTTTATGCTACCGATTACCGAAGTGACGGTTACAAAGAATCAGCGAAGAAAGATAAAGACGGGGCGTCGGATAAAAGTTCATCAGACAAAAGCGAGAAAAAAGAAAAGAAAACCGATACAAGTAAGGAATCAAAGCGAAAGTCTACCGACTCCGACTAA